In Helianthus annuus cultivar XRQ/B chromosome 8, HanXRQr2.0-SUNRISE, whole genome shotgun sequence, a single genomic region encodes these proteins:
- the LOC110870292 gene encoding uncharacterized protein LOC110870292 yields MEWCRWTPVKVNIHMWRSISESIPTAVGLKRRNIQIGKDLCLLCHEAEESADHIFTACQVAAVIWNGISSWCKIPCIIAFSVKDLISIHKEITGLERKNDAVQGIIRVACWSIWRARNSIKFSNSSARIENIMSEVKSLTFLWFSSRSKHKGVEWKDWCSFVNM; encoded by the coding sequence ATGGAGTGGTGTAGATGGACTCCCGTTAAAGTTAACATCCATATGTGGAGATCGATATCGGAAAGCATTCCCACAGCCGTTGGTTTAAAGAGAAGGAATATTCAGATTGGTAAAGATTTATGCTTGCTGTGTCACGAGGCCGAGGAGTCTGCTGATCACATTTTTACAGCGTGTCAGGTTGCGGCGGTTATATGGAACGGGATTAGTTCTTGGTGCAAGATTCCGTGTATAATTGCTTTTTCGGTCAAAGACCTTATCAGCATTCACAAAGAAATTACAGGATTGGAGAGGAAAAATGACGCAGTTCAAGGTATTATAAGGGTAGCTTGTTGGAGTATCTGGCGTGCTAGAAATAGTATTAAATTCTCAAATTCCTCGGCTAGAATAGAAAACATTATGAGTGAGGTCAAATCTCTCACCTTTCTTTGGTTTTCTAGCAGATCCAAACACAAAGGGGTAGAGTGGAAAGATTGGTGttcttttgtaaatatgtaa
- the LOC110873315 gene encoding auxin-induced protein 15A, with product MLGKMGSVKKLAKKVKVKVRSATEPSQHHEHLLKDQEEACSTPTGFLALYIGEERRRFVVPTGYLSHPLFKMLLDKASDEFGFEQKHGLVVPCSVMAFQEVVSVVECCNGKFDISHLVEEFI from the coding sequence ATGTTGGGAAAGATGGGTTCGGTTAAGAAACTAGCCAagaaagtcaaagtgaaagttCGAAGTGCCACTGAACCATCGCAGCACCACGAGCACTTGCTCAAGGACCAAGAAGAAGCATGTTCAACCCCAACAGGGTTTCTTGCACTTTACATAGGCGAAGAGAGACGTAGGTTCGTGGTTCCAACCGGCTACTTGTCGCACCCTTTGTTCAAGATGTTGTTAGATAAGGCCTCGGATGAGTTCGGGTTCGAGCAGAAGCATGGTTTGGTGGTTCCATGCAGTGTCATGGCTTTCCAAGAGGTGGTAAGTGTTGTGGAATGCTGCAATGGCAAATTCGATATTAGTCATCTTGTTGAAGAGTTTATTTAG